One Mycobacterium kubicae genomic window carries:
- a CDS encoding lysylphosphatidylglycerol synthase transmembrane domain-containing protein, producing the protein MSHGALTPKLAGRREEAPRGKYWWLRWVVLGIDAIVLAVEVALGWDQLAKAWTSMYAANWWWLVAAMVAAAASMHSFAQIQRTLLRSAGVHVKQLRSEAAFYAANSLSTTLPGGPVLSATFLLRQQRIWGASTVVASWQLVMSGVLQAVGLALLGLGGAFFLGAKNNPFSLLFTLGGFVALLLLAQAVASRPELLEGIGCRVLSWFNSVRGKPADTGLEKWREILAQLESVSLSRRDLAVAFSWSLFNWIADVGCLACAAYAAGDHASLAGLTVAYAAARAVGTIPLMPGGLLVVEAVLVPGLVSSGMALPNAISAMLIYRLISWLFIAAIGWVVFFFVFRTEKSTAADGDDPPTDPGMRIA; encoded by the coding sequence GTGTCGCACGGCGCCCTGACCCCCAAACTCGCCGGCCGGCGGGAAGAGGCCCCGCGCGGCAAATACTGGTGGCTGCGCTGGGTGGTGCTGGGCATCGACGCGATCGTGCTGGCCGTCGAGGTCGCGCTGGGCTGGGACCAACTGGCCAAGGCGTGGACGAGCATGTACGCGGCCAACTGGTGGTGGCTGGTGGCGGCCATGGTCGCCGCCGCCGCCTCGATGCACAGTTTCGCCCAGATCCAGCGCACGCTGCTGCGCTCCGCCGGCGTGCACGTCAAGCAACTGCGCTCCGAGGCCGCCTTCTACGCGGCCAATTCACTGAGCACCACGCTGCCCGGCGGGCCGGTGTTGTCGGCGACGTTTTTGCTTCGCCAACAACGCATTTGGGGCGCCTCGACGGTGGTGGCGTCCTGGCAGCTGGTGATGTCCGGAGTGCTGCAGGCGGTCGGGTTGGCGCTGCTCGGGCTGGGCGGCGCGTTCTTTCTGGGCGCCAAGAACAACCCGTTCTCGCTGCTGTTCACGCTGGGCGGGTTCGTCGCGCTGCTGCTGCTGGCCCAGGCGGTGGCCTCGCGACCGGAGCTGCTCGAAGGCATCGGCTGCCGGGTCTTGTCCTGGTTCAACTCCGTGCGCGGCAAGCCGGCCGACACCGGCCTGGAGAAGTGGCGGGAGATCCTCGCCCAGCTCGAGTCGGTCAGCCTGAGCCGGCGCGATCTGGCGGTGGCGTTCAGCTGGTCGCTGTTCAACTGGATCGCCGACGTCGGCTGCCTGGCCTGCGCCGCCTACGCCGCCGGCGACCACGCCTCGTTGGCCGGGCTGACCGTCGCCTACGCGGCCGCGCGCGCCGTGGGCACCATTCCGCTGATGCCGGGCGGTCTGCTGGTCGTGGAGGCCGTCCTGGTGCCCGGCCTGGTGTCCAGCGGCATGGCGTTGCCCAACGCCATCTCGGCAATGCTCATCTACCGGCTGATCAGCTGGCTGTTCATCGCCGCGATCGGCTGGGTGGTGTTCTTCTTCGTCTTCCGCACCGAAAAGTCCACCGCTGCCGACGGCGACGACCCGCCCACCGACCCGGGTATGCGCATCGCCTGA
- a CDS encoding hemophore: MKPRTLTMRRGLLAAAITAIGAALPGAGTAVLAAPAATGASDPCAASEVARTIGTVAKQAGDYLDSHQETNQVMTNALQQQPGPQSLGSIKNYLDANPKVASDLQGLASPLNKLGTQCKLPISLPQALGMVQAAQNGGGLPNLPALAPGATSPLPGGAPAGTAPLPGVTLPPGQSMPGAAAPVAGAPAATAPIPGAVH, encoded by the coding sequence ATGAAGCCACGCACCCTGACCATGCGACGCGGGCTGCTGGCCGCAGCCATCACCGCGATCGGTGCCGCGCTGCCCGGCGCGGGCACCGCCGTCCTCGCGGCCCCGGCCGCCACCGGCGCCTCGGACCCGTGCGCGGCCAGCGAAGTGGCCCGCACCATCGGCACGGTCGCCAAGCAGGCCGGTGACTACCTGGATTCACACCAAGAGACCAACCAGGTGATGACCAACGCGCTGCAGCAGCAGCCCGGCCCCCAGTCCCTGGGCTCGATCAAGAACTACCTCGACGCCAACCCCAAGGTCGCCAGTGACCTGCAGGGACTGGCCAGCCCGTTGAACAAGCTGGGGACGCAGTGCAAGCTGCCGATCTCGCTGCCTCAGGCGCTGGGCATGGTGCAGGCGGCGCAGAACGGCGGCGGACTGCCCAACCTGCCGGCGCTGGCGCCCGGCGCGACCAGCCCGCTGCCCGGTGGCGCGCCGGCGGGCACCGCCCCGCTGCCCGGCGTGACGCTGCCGCCCGGCCAGAGCATGCCCGGCGCCGCAGCGCCGGTAGCGGGAGCCCCCGCGGCTACCGCCCCGATTCCGGGGGCGGTTCACTAA